The following proteins come from a genomic window of Brevibacillus antibioticus:
- the tatA gene encoding twin-arginine translocase TatA/TatE family subunit gives MLSSIGIPGLILLLIISLLLFGPKKLPEIGRAVGQTLNEFKLSMKDLTPDEEEKKM, from the coding sequence ATGCTGTCGAGCATCGGTATTCCCGGATTGATTTTGCTCTTGATCATTTCCTTGTTGCTTTTCGGACCGAAGAAGCTGCCGGAGATTGGTCGTGCAGTTGGACAGACTTTAAATGAGTTTAAGCTGTCGATGAAAGATTTGACCCCGGATGAAGAGGAGAAAAAGATGTGA
- a CDS encoding alkaline phosphatase, protein MFRTFPKKLVPVAVISSLAFTAFFGPTTGLVQAAENNNNAKVKNVIFLIGDGMGTAYTTAHRYMKDDPSTPLMEPTEFDKYLVGAQMTYAEDHKQNITDSASAATAMSSGKKTYNNAIAVDNDKSEVETVLERAKKVGKSTGLVATSEITHATPASYGAHDESRKNMDAIANDYYDLKINGEHSIDVMLGGGLKNFVRKDRDLTKEFKKDGYSYVTSKSELLDDKNDKILGLFADGGMDKMIDRPKETPSLEEMTNAAIDRLSKDKDGFFLMVEGSQIDWAGHDNDIVGAMSEMEDFERAFKAAIDFAKKDGHTLVIATADHSTGGLSVGAKDEYNFLVEPIKAVKRTPDFISTEIAKGAKVEETLKKYIDLELTPQEIASVKKAAETKDQVKIDNAIEAIIDIRSFTGWTTGGHTGEDVNVYAYGPGKEKVSGLIDNTKNADVIFEILGGKK, encoded by the coding sequence ATGTTCCGTACATTCCCCAAAAAACTCGTTCCAGTGGCAGTAATCTCCTCGCTGGCTTTTACAGCGTTCTTCGGTCCTACTACAGGTCTTGTACAAGCAGCAGAAAATAATAACAACGCAAAAGTGAAAAATGTAATCTTCTTGATCGGTGACGGGATGGGTACTGCTTACACAACCGCACATCGTTACATGAAGGACGACCCTTCGACTCCACTGATGGAGCCGACAGAATTCGATAAATATTTGGTCGGTGCACAAATGACGTACGCAGAAGACCACAAGCAAAATATTACAGACTCCGCATCTGCTGCTACAGCGATGTCTTCTGGTAAAAAAACATACAATAATGCGATTGCGGTAGACAACGACAAATCAGAAGTAGAAACCGTACTCGAGCGCGCGAAAAAAGTAGGCAAATCTACTGGCTTGGTAGCGACCTCCGAAATTACTCATGCTACCCCTGCATCTTATGGTGCCCATGACGAAAGCCGAAAAAATATGGATGCGATTGCGAATGATTACTATGATTTGAAAATTAACGGCGAGCATTCTATTGACGTAATGCTTGGTGGTGGCTTGAAAAACTTCGTTCGTAAAGATCGTGACCTGACGAAAGAGTTTAAGAAAGATGGCTACAGCTACGTTACTTCGAAGAGCGAACTATTGGACGACAAAAACGACAAAATTCTCGGATTGTTTGCAGATGGCGGAATGGACAAAATGATCGACCGCCCCAAGGAAACACCTTCCCTGGAAGAAATGACAAATGCTGCGATCGATCGTCTGAGCAAGGACAAGGATGGGTTCTTCCTGATGGTGGAAGGAAGCCAAATTGACTGGGCTGGTCATGACAACGATATCGTTGGCGCAATGAGCGAGATGGAAGATTTCGAGCGAGCTTTCAAAGCAGCGATTGATTTCGCGAAAAAAGATGGCCATACGCTGGTTATCGCCACTGCTGACCATTCCACGGGTGGATTGTCTGTAGGAGCTAAAGATGAGTACAACTTCTTGGTAGAGCCAATTAAAGCAGTGAAACGTACGCCTGATTTCATTTCGACTGAAATTGCAAAAGGTGCAAAAGTAGAAGAAACACTCAAGAAGTACATTGACCTGGAGCTGACTCCGCAAGAAATCGCTTCTGTGAAGAAAGCTGCTGAAACGAAAGACCAAGTGAAAATTGATAATGCCATCGAAGCGATTATCGATATTCGTTCCTTTACAGGTTGGACAACCGGTGGACACACAGGCGAGGATGTAAACGTCTATGCATATGGTCCTGGAAAAGAGAAAGTATCTGGATTGATCGACAACACAAAAAATGCGGATGTTATCTTTGAAATCTTGGGCGGGAAAAAGTAA
- the pabA gene encoding aminodeoxychorismate/anthranilate synthase component II, with product MILMIDNYDSFTYNLVQYVGELGEELQVYRNDKITLEEIERLAPDYLMVSPGPCTPNEAGISMDVIRHFAGKIPIMGVCLGHQSIGQVFGGKVIRAERLMHGKTSEVFHDGKTIFQDIPSPFTAARYHSLIIEEASIPRELEVTARTAEGEIMAVRHREYPIEGVQFHPESIITEHGKQLLKNFLTAYARHTTG from the coding sequence ATGATTTTGATGATTGATAACTACGATTCCTTTACCTACAATTTGGTGCAGTATGTGGGAGAGCTTGGGGAAGAGCTCCAAGTGTATCGCAACGACAAGATTACGTTGGAAGAAATTGAGCGACTGGCACCTGATTATTTGATGGTGTCTCCAGGACCGTGCACGCCAAATGAAGCGGGGATCAGCATGGATGTGATCCGCCATTTTGCCGGAAAAATTCCGATTATGGGTGTTTGCTTGGGCCATCAGTCCATTGGGCAAGTGTTTGGTGGAAAAGTCATTCGGGCCGAGCGCTTGATGCACGGAAAAACGTCGGAAGTTTTCCATGATGGCAAAACTATCTTTCAGGACATCCCGTCCCCTTTTACAGCGGCACGTTACCATTCCTTGATTATTGAGGAAGCGTCGATTCCGAGAGAGCTGGAAGTAACCGCTCGGACAGCCGAAGGTGAAATTATGGCTGTGCGCCATCGAGAGTACCCAATCGAAGGGGTCCAGTTCCACCCTGAATCGATCATTACGGAGCACGGCAAACAATTGCTAAAGAACTTCCTTACTGCATACGCGCGCCATACGACAGGTTAA
- a CDS encoding anthranilate synthase component I family protein: MFPTFADCQTYALSYSLVPLALRRPWSSTIDPWQVLTKLQPSLQNAVLLESGRAGRYTFLAYEPIATLRSQRGETIVSYPEGKIESIETHNPLNALRELLSRYCTPALPSLPDFSGGAVGYISYEMNRFFEPSLPQIATDDLQLPDLYVMIMQDLLVFDHETREIICLTHLSADNLSEESYRQAALQLEKRMDSIASLAMDRDETDWEALRKRPLAKLVPASVSFAKDQFEDAVRRVQEYIAQGDVFQVNLSVRQSKPVQVTAPEVYDVLRKLNPSPYMGYLSFPEFQLVSASPELLVKVKGKEVHTRPIAGTRPRGLTDEQDDALARELIDNEKERAEHVMLVDLERNDMGRVCRFGSVEVSEFMVVEKYSHVMHIVSHVKGELAAGKDALDAIEATFPGGTITGAPKVRTMEIIEELEPVKRGVYTGSIGWFGFNGDIEVNIAIRTMVIKDGVAHVQAGAGIVIDSVPEAEYAESLKKAEALWKALELSEQRMMS; this comes from the coding sequence ATGTTCCCTACCTTTGCTGATTGCCAGACGTATGCCTTATCTTATTCGTTGGTTCCCCTAGCCCTGCGTAGACCGTGGTCTTCGACGATTGATCCGTGGCAGGTGCTCACAAAACTACAGCCTTCTCTGCAAAATGCTGTCCTGCTGGAAAGTGGACGAGCTGGGCGGTATACCTTTTTGGCATATGAGCCTATCGCTACGCTGCGCAGCCAGCGAGGAGAAACCATCGTTTCGTACCCGGAAGGGAAAATCGAGAGCATAGAAACTCACAACCCATTGAATGCTTTACGAGAGCTGCTCTCTCGTTACTGTACGCCTGCACTTCCAAGTCTGCCAGATTTTTCCGGAGGCGCGGTAGGTTATATCAGCTATGAGATGAACCGCTTTTTTGAGCCTAGCTTGCCACAGATAGCGACTGACGACTTACAGTTGCCAGACCTGTATGTTATGATAATGCAAGACCTTCTTGTCTTTGATCATGAGACCCGAGAGATCATTTGCCTGACGCATTTGAGCGCGGACAATTTGAGCGAAGAGAGCTATCGACAAGCAGCACTCCAGCTGGAAAAACGCATGGACTCGATTGCTTCATTGGCAATGGATCGCGATGAGACAGATTGGGAAGCTTTGCGAAAAAGACCGCTTGCCAAGCTAGTGCCAGCGTCTGTATCCTTTGCCAAAGACCAATTCGAGGATGCCGTTCGTCGCGTGCAGGAGTACATCGCCCAAGGGGATGTTTTTCAGGTCAATCTGTCGGTACGGCAAAGCAAGCCGGTGCAGGTGACTGCCCCAGAAGTGTACGATGTGCTTCGCAAGCTGAATCCGTCTCCGTATATGGGCTATCTGAGCTTCCCTGAATTTCAATTGGTTAGTGCCTCGCCAGAGTTACTTGTAAAGGTAAAAGGCAAGGAAGTGCATACGCGTCCGATCGCCGGTACACGTCCACGTGGTTTAACGGACGAGCAAGACGATGCCTTGGCACGTGAGCTGATTGATAATGAAAAGGAACGTGCAGAGCATGTCATGCTGGTTGATCTGGAACGCAATGACATGGGTCGTGTCTGTCGCTTTGGCAGTGTGGAGGTTAGCGAATTCATGGTTGTGGAGAAATATTCCCACGTCATGCATATCGTCTCTCACGTTAAAGGAGAGCTGGCAGCAGGCAAGGATGCGCTTGATGCGATTGAAGCGACTTTTCCGGGAGGTACTATCACCGGAGCACCAAAAGTTCGCACGATGGAAATCATCGAAGAGCTGGAGCCAGTCAAGCGAGGCGTCTATACGGGATCAATCGGCTGGTTTGGCTTCAATGGTGATATCGAGGTCAACATTGCCATCCGCACGATGGTGATCAAGGATGGCGTAGCTCATGTCCAGGCTGGAGCGGGTATCGTGATTGACTCAGTTCCAGAGGCCGAATATGCCGAGTCATTGAAAAAGGCAGAAGCGTTGTGGAAAGCGCTTGAGTTGAGCGAGCAGAGAATGATGAGTTGA
- the cysK gene encoding cysteine synthase A — MRVANSITELIGFTPLVKLNRVVTEDIADIYLKLEFFNPGSSVKDRIALSMIEAAEADGSLKPGDTIIEPTSGNTGIGLAMVAAAKGYRAILVMPETMSMERRNLLRAYGAELILTPGSEGMGGAIRKAEELAKEDSSYFIPQQFKNLANPAIHRETTARELLDQAKEIGGVDAFISGIGTGGTITGVGQVLREHYPKVQIVAVEPAASSVLSGGKPGPHKIQGIGAGFVPDILDTQIYDEIIKVENEDAFETARRVARQEGILGGISSGAAIHAALQVAAKLGKGKKVIVVIPSNGERYLSTPLYQFED; from the coding sequence ATGCGCGTGGCTAATTCCATTACCGAATTGATCGGATTTACTCCGCTTGTGAAGCTGAATCGTGTTGTCACTGAAGATATTGCAGACATTTACTTGAAGCTGGAGTTCTTCAACCCGGGCAGCAGTGTAAAAGACCGAATTGCGTTGTCGATGATTGAGGCAGCAGAGGCAGATGGAAGTCTGAAACCGGGTGATACCATCATTGAACCTACGAGCGGAAATACCGGTATTGGACTCGCGATGGTTGCTGCTGCAAAAGGATATCGTGCTATTCTGGTCATGCCAGAGACGATGAGTATGGAGCGACGCAACTTGTTGCGTGCGTATGGTGCGGAGCTGATTCTCACACCAGGCAGCGAAGGGATGGGCGGAGCGATTCGCAAAGCAGAAGAGCTGGCGAAAGAAGATAGCTCGTATTTCATTCCGCAGCAATTTAAAAACCTGGCAAACCCGGCCATTCACCGTGAGACAACGGCTCGTGAGCTGTTGGACCAAGCGAAGGAAATCGGCGGCGTAGATGCGTTTATTTCCGGTATCGGTACAGGTGGAACGATTACGGGTGTAGGGCAGGTTCTTCGTGAACACTATCCGAAAGTACAAATCGTGGCTGTAGAGCCTGCGGCTTCGTCAGTTTTGTCTGGCGGCAAACCAGGTCCACATAAGATCCAAGGTATCGGGGCTGGCTTTGTGCCGGATATTCTTGATACACAAATTTACGACGAGATCATTAAGGTAGAAAACGAGGACGCTTTTGAAACTGCACGTCGTGTGGCTCGTCAGGAAGGCATTCTCGGCGGGATTTCTTCAGGAGCAGCGATCCATGCGGCTCTGCAAGTAGCAGCGAAGCTCGGCAAAGGCAAAAAAGTGATCGTTGTCATTCCTTCGAATGGGGAGCGTTATTTGTCCACGCCTCTGTATCAGTTCGAAGATTAA
- a CDS encoding peptidyl-prolyl cis-trans isomerase, with protein sequence MTNVKGLWAFIGALVLLLLAVTWAWFQASGKLQPAAIVGDQTISNDEYVTALKQKFGKQVLNDMINREVVFQEAKRSGITVDPKQLEQELSQIRDSYGSRTDSEFEAALLKQAGTTVEALKQEISYQILLQTLATKDMTIKDEEVLNVYNSRADRYTRPMQMHVGQIVVASQKEAEQVLTDLKNGADFQTIAKERSIDEDTAVNGGDVGWVSIKDNRLPDEAKPIVEKLEKSKYSEAIKIEEQYVIYQLTERKEASQRTFEEVKDELRREIAFAQVESLDVVLERLQKSVGVQIPGQMPH encoded by the coding sequence ATGACCAACGTAAAAGGGTTGTGGGCATTCATTGGGGCGCTTGTATTGTTGCTGCTTGCCGTTACCTGGGCATGGTTCCAGGCATCAGGCAAGCTGCAGCCTGCCGCCATCGTGGGGGATCAGACGATTAGCAACGACGAGTATGTAACGGCGCTGAAACAAAAGTTCGGTAAGCAAGTGCTAAACGACATGATTAATCGGGAAGTCGTTTTTCAAGAGGCGAAGCGATCTGGCATCACGGTTGATCCGAAGCAGCTAGAGCAAGAGCTTTCCCAGATTCGCGACAGTTACGGCAGTCGGACAGACAGCGAGTTTGAGGCTGCGTTGTTAAAACAAGCGGGAACGACCGTGGAAGCCCTGAAGCAGGAGATTTCCTACCAAATCCTGCTGCAAACCCTGGCAACGAAGGACATGACCATCAAGGATGAAGAAGTACTAAACGTCTACAATAGCCGAGCTGACCGCTATACCCGACCGATGCAAATGCATGTAGGACAAATCGTCGTGGCTTCCCAAAAAGAAGCGGAACAAGTGCTGACTGATTTAAAAAACGGGGCCGACTTTCAGACGATTGCCAAAGAGCGTTCGATTGATGAGGATACAGCTGTGAACGGCGGCGATGTAGGCTGGGTTTCCATTAAGGATAATCGATTGCCTGACGAGGCGAAGCCCATTGTAGAAAAGCTGGAGAAAAGCAAATATAGTGAAGCGATCAAAATAGAAGAACAATACGTCATTTATCAACTGACAGAGCGCAAGGAAGCCAGTCAACGGACGTTTGAAGAGGTAAAAGATGAGCTGCGCCGAGAAATCGCATTTGCCCAGGTCGAATCACTGGATGTCGTGCTGGAGCGATTGCAAAAATCGGTAGGGGTCCAGATTCCTGGGCAAATGCCTCATTGA
- the hslO gene encoding Hsp33 family molecular chaperone HslO, producing MGDYMIRATGFNGHVRAFAARTTESVEDMRRRHDMWNTATAAAGRTLTITLMMGAMLKGNESLHVKVKGGGPIGQIMAEANAHGEGIAYVSNPHVHFELNDKGKLDVARAVGTDGFVYVTKDLGLKEPYQGSAPIVSGEIGEDFTYYFVMSEQTPSAVGVGVLVNPEDRSVLAAGGFILQLLPNTPEEVVAAIEERLGQLPQVSRMIGEGLTPEEILARVLDEPKILSRTEIQFSCKCTADKVVQALISMGREEMEGLIEEQGEAEVHCHFCNERYHYDRSALEDILKDM from the coding sequence ATGGGCGATTATATGATAAGAGCAACTGGTTTTAATGGGCATGTTCGTGCATTTGCCGCACGCACGACAGAATCTGTCGAAGATATGCGTCGTCGTCATGATATGTGGAATACAGCGACAGCAGCAGCGGGACGTACGCTGACCATTACCTTGATGATGGGGGCGATGTTAAAAGGAAACGAGAGCCTCCATGTCAAAGTAAAAGGGGGCGGACCAATCGGGCAGATCATGGCGGAAGCAAACGCACATGGTGAAGGAATCGCATATGTATCCAACCCACACGTACACTTTGAGCTAAACGATAAAGGCAAGCTCGATGTAGCGCGTGCAGTGGGAACAGACGGGTTTGTGTACGTAACAAAAGATCTCGGTCTCAAGGAGCCGTATCAAGGCAGTGCGCCGATCGTCTCTGGAGAGATTGGGGAAGACTTCACCTATTATTTTGTGATGTCCGAGCAAACGCCTTCAGCAGTAGGTGTGGGTGTACTGGTTAATCCTGAAGACCGTTCTGTTTTGGCTGCGGGTGGATTCATTCTTCAACTGTTGCCGAATACACCTGAAGAGGTTGTGGCAGCAATTGAAGAGCGCTTGGGACAGCTTCCACAGGTTTCTCGCATGATTGGCGAAGGTTTGACTCCTGAAGAGATTTTGGCCCGCGTATTGGATGAGCCAAAAATCCTGAGCCGCACGGAGATTCAATTTAGCTGCAAATGTACAGCGGATAAGGTTGTTCAGGCACTGATCAGCATGGGACGCGAAGAAATGGAAGGTCTGATTGAGGAACAGGGCGAAGCAGAAGTACACTGTCATTTCTGTAATGAACGTTACCATTATGACAGATCCGCGTTGGAAGACATCCTGAAAGACATGTAA
- a CDS encoding sigma-70 family RNA polymerase sigma factor: protein MTLSTSSFHSTPRRWREVETQLGIVVPRSLRSDTSALLFLESVAATPMLDKEEELACLIRYQRDGDLEARETIVRAYLRYVVSTALRHLKRGMPFLDLIQEGTIGLFTAIDKFDVGRGVRLYHYSHWWISQAITRAINDKATLIRIPVHMHEQIRQYQKQVLHLVHALNRTPDRQEIAVLLDIPLEKVEAIELALMMKMESIDAELDSEKWQAWHEDESLSYAEIMDDGLSSLDDWIEKVDLRSQMRAALERLSPRAQEIISMRYGLYDDQVYTLEEVGKMFGLTRERIRQIEATTIDRLRTQKASHVLKDYLT from the coding sequence ATGACTCTGAGTACCTCCTCGTTCCATTCAACTCCCCGTCGTTGGCGGGAAGTGGAGACACAGTTGGGAATTGTTGTCCCTAGATCGCTTCGGTCGGACACTTCTGCTCTACTGTTTTTGGAAAGCGTCGCTGCAACACCCATGTTGGACAAAGAAGAAGAGCTTGCTTGCCTGATTCGCTATCAAAGGGATGGCGATCTTGAAGCACGTGAAACGATTGTGCGCGCCTATTTACGATACGTAGTTAGTACCGCTTTGCGCCATTTGAAAAGAGGGATGCCGTTCCTGGATTTGATTCAGGAGGGCACGATAGGTTTGTTTACCGCGATTGACAAATTTGATGTGGGACGTGGCGTGCGTCTCTATCATTACTCACACTGGTGGATTTCTCAAGCGATCACCCGTGCCATCAACGACAAAGCAACTTTGATTCGCATTCCTGTCCACATGCATGAGCAAATTCGCCAGTATCAGAAGCAAGTACTACATCTTGTCCATGCCTTGAACCGGACGCCAGATCGGCAGGAGATTGCCGTACTCTTGGATATCCCATTAGAAAAGGTGGAGGCCATCGAACTGGCTTTAATGATGAAGATGGAATCCATCGACGCTGAACTGGATAGTGAGAAATGGCAGGCTTGGCATGAAGACGAGAGCTTGAGCTACGCAGAAATCATGGATGATGGGTTGTCCTCGCTGGATGACTGGATTGAAAAAGTGGACCTTCGCTCGCAAATGCGCGCAGCGTTGGAGCGACTTAGTCCCCGCGCCCAAGAAATTATCTCCATGCGTTATGGTCTCTATGATGATCAAGTGTATACGCTGGAGGAAGTGGGGAAAATGTTTGGTCTTACCCGCGAGCGTATTCGCCAAATTGAAGCGACGACAATTGACCGATTGCGAACGCAAAAAGCTTCACACGTATTAAAAGATTATTTAACCTAA
- a CDS encoding ABC transporter ATP-binding protein: MQRKKLIQVKNLTKTFTLGKGLSLTAADNVSFDIYEGETFGLVGESGCGKSTTGRTIIGLYQPTTGEVIFDGQNVHQASSAERSKLTRHMQMIFQDPYASLNPRMNIAEIISEGLYLNGLYKGKERMNRVIELLEMVGLQKEHANRFPHEFSGGQRQRIGIARALAVNPTFIIADEPISALDVSVQAQVVNLMKKLQQEQKLTYLFIAHDLAMVKHISDRIGVMYLGNMVEMTASEILYESPKHPYTQALLSAIPVPDPDLEKSRERTIIEGDVPSPINPPSGCVFRTRCPVAKAVCAEKKPIWQEVDTNHFVACHLYQ; the protein is encoded by the coding sequence ATGCAACGAAAGAAGCTGATCCAGGTAAAGAACCTGACAAAAACCTTTACGTTGGGTAAAGGGCTCTCACTTACGGCAGCTGACAATGTTTCCTTCGATATATACGAGGGGGAAACGTTTGGACTGGTAGGGGAATCTGGCTGCGGCAAATCGACCACGGGCCGTACAATCATTGGATTGTATCAACCGACGACAGGTGAGGTCATTTTTGACGGGCAAAACGTCCATCAGGCATCATCTGCTGAGCGGAGCAAGCTGACACGCCATATGCAAATGATTTTTCAGGACCCGTATGCTTCTCTTAACCCCCGAATGAACATCGCGGAAATCATTTCGGAGGGTCTGTATCTGAACGGGCTATATAAAGGGAAGGAACGGATGAATCGAGTGATTGAGCTGTTGGAGATGGTTGGTTTGCAGAAAGAGCATGCCAACCGTTTCCCGCACGAGTTCAGTGGTGGTCAGCGACAGCGGATAGGCATTGCTCGGGCGCTTGCCGTCAATCCTACCTTCATCATTGCCGATGAGCCGATTTCGGCACTTGATGTTTCGGTTCAGGCACAGGTTGTTAACTTAATGAAGAAATTACAGCAGGAACAAAAGCTGACGTACTTGTTTATCGCGCATGATTTGGCGATGGTCAAGCACATCAGTGACCGTATTGGCGTCATGTACCTAGGCAATATGGTCGAGATGACTGCCAGTGAAATTCTTTACGAATCACCGAAGCATCCTTACACGCAGGCGTTGTTGTCGGCTATTCCTGTCCCTGACCCTGATTTGGAGAAAAGCCGTGAGCGCACCATTATCGAAGGAGACGTTCCGAGCCCGATCAATCCACCTAGCGGATGTGTGTTCCGTACGCGCTGTCCAGTAGCCAAAGCCGTATGCGCCGAAAAGAAGCCTATCTGGCAGGAAGTGGACACCAACCACTTCGTCGCCTGTCACTTGTATCAGTAG